A region from the Salvelinus fontinalis isolate EN_2023a chromosome 23, ASM2944872v1, whole genome shotgun sequence genome encodes:
- the LOC129821140 gene encoding gamma-crystallin S-like: MTKRLFHSLFKKLGGWVYKGLGWQDQRHPDFRETSRPPLSIKPSPQTMSKMGRIVFYEDKNFQGRRYECDSDCTDFHSYLSRCNSIRVESGAWVVYERPNYMGYQYVLTRGEYPEYLRWMGLNDRLSSCKMIHFSCGTQYKMQLYEKDDFAGQAFEATEDCPSVLEKYSWREVYSCKVLDGWWVFYEHPNYRGRQYFLEKGEYRKPGDWGAVSPTVQSFRRFTE; the protein is encoded by the exons ATGACAAAGCGATTGTTCCACTCACTGTTTAAAAAACTGGGAGGCTGGGTATATAAAGGGCTTGGGTGGCAGGACCAGAGGCATCCAGACTTCAGGGAGACCAGCAGACCACCGCTATCTATCAAGCCTAGCCCACAAACAATGTCCAAAATGGGCAGG ATTGTCTTTTACGAGGATAAGAACTTCCAGGGCCGTCGTTATGAGTGTGACAGCGACTGCACCGACTTCCATTCCTACCTGAGCCGCTGTAACTCCATCCGTGTGGAGAGTGGAGCCTGGGTGGTGTACGAGAGGCCCAACTATATGGGCTACCAGTATGTTCTGACCAGGGGAGAGTACCCTGAATACCTGCGCTGGATGGGCCTCAATGACCGCCTCAGCTCCTGCAAAATGATCCACTTT TCCTGTGGGACCCAGTACAAGATGCAGCTGTATGAGAAGGATGACTTTGCGGGCCAGGCCTTCGAGGCCACCGAggactgcccctcagtcctggaGAAGTACAGTTGGAGGGAGGTGTACTCCTgcaaggtcctggatggctggtGGGTCTTCTACGAGCACCCCAACTACCGCGGACGCCAGTACTTCCTGGAGAAGGGAGAGTACAGGAAGCCTGGGGACTGGGGTGCAGTCAGTCCCACTGTCCAGTCCTTCAGACGCTTCACTGAGTGA
- the lcmt2 gene encoding LOW QUALITY PROTEIN: tRNA wybutosine-synthesizing protein 4 (The sequence of the model RefSeq protein was modified relative to this genomic sequence to represent the inferred CDS: inserted 8 bases in 5 codons; deleted 1 base in 1 codon; substituted 1 base at 1 genomic stop codon), giving the protein NANLPLAGLVVFEQDFXWRKAALINNKTQLNSGWIHFHPDPQLCVCPDPVYVHGXYHLLGVDVREKPQVEESLSGADLXSSPTLLLAKVVLTYMETQCENGVECPPLAVRPMVGEMCVEGLGMASMPLGPGLVLLSGGSGLAGREDTTARVLIRAKGGWRCACVKSSNDWGVMLYHTVTSVPGRGAVVFGGRSSPLNIIRTLPQSDLXQCNPPDPVAPDGQKMTCSGNPPQPRWRHTLTMGQNFLFVFGGWKEAEAELXDAHFLCLDDQCWTEIPIEGXEPRFSHSACPYEGGAVIYGVICGGLVRENVPLGDTVLLRPTTTGFCWERLHLQPPLVPRYSHSVHGIGDWLMLVGGVWLQDEVVPGVAVTDLTKRGSSAVPWPLMLHSFCSTLLGDSDQSTTMALIGGEGNCFSVVTHHNPHPITVYLKPVL; this is encoded by the exons AACGCTAACCTGCCTCTGGCGGGGTTGGTGGTGTTCGAACAGGACTT CTGGCGCAAAGCTGCTCTTATCAATAACAAAACTCAGCTGAATAGTGGCTGGATACACTTTCATCCTGACCCACAG ctgtgtgtgtgtccagacccTGTTTATGTTCATG GGTACCATCTGCTAGGGGTGGATGTGAGAGAGAAGCCCCAAGTGGAAGAGTCTCTAAGTGGGGCTGATTT GAGTTCCCCTACCCTGCTATTGGCTAAAGTGGTGCTCACCTACATGGAGACACAGTGTGAGAATGgagtggaatgt CCTCCCCTGGCTGTGAGGCCCATGGTTGGGGAGATGTGTGTGGAGGGTCTGGGGATGGCCTCTATGCCCCTGGGTCCTGGGCTGGTGCTGCTCAGTGGGGGCTCAGGCTTGGCGGGTAGAGAGGATACTACAGCCAGGGTCCTCATCAGAGCCAAGGGTGGCTGGAGATGTGCCTGTGTGAAATCATCCAATGACTGGG GTGTCATGCTGTATCACACAGTAACATCTGTGCCTGGGCGGGGAGCTGTGGTGTTTGGTGGCCGCTCCTCTCCACTCAACATAATCAGAACCCTTCCTCAGAGTGACCTATGACAATGTAACCCGCCTGACCCTGTTGCCCCTGATGGCCAGAAAATGACGTGTAGTGGCAACCCGCCTCAACCAAGATGGAGGCACACTCTGACCATGG GCCAGAACTTCCTGTTTGTGTTTGGAGGATGGAAGGAGGCTGAGGCAGAAC TTGATGCCCACTTCCTGTGTCTTGATGACCAGTGTTGGACTGAG ATTCCTATAGAGGG TGAGCCTCGCTTCTCCCATTCAGCCTGTCCATATGAAGGAGGGGCAGTGATCTATGGA GTGATCTGTGGAGGGTTGGTTAGAGAAAATGTTCCACTGGGGGATACAGTCTTACTGAGGCCCACCACCACAGGCTTCTGCTGGGAGAGACTACACCTCCAACCCCCTCTAGTGCCCAGA TATTCCCACAGTGTCCATGGGATTGGTGattggctgatgttggtgggaggGGTTTGGCTGCAGGACGAGGTCGTGCCAGGGGTTGCTGTTACAGATCTGACCAAAAGGGGCAGT TCTGCTGTACCCTGGCCTCTCATGCTGCACTCCTTCTGCTC GACTCTCCTGGGCGACTCTGACCAGTCAACAACGATGGCTCTGATTGGTGGTGAAGGAAACTGCTTCTCTGTTGTGACTCATCACAACCCTCACCCCATCACTGTATACCTGAAACCTGTTCTGTAA